The proteins below are encoded in one region of Xenopus laevis strain J_2021 chromosome 8L, Xenopus_laevis_v10.1, whole genome shotgun sequence:
- the LOC121396955 gene encoding protein kinase C delta type-like has translation MFGQVMLASYTSKKQLVAIKKVPKQPSKGNFTCIMKEARLLKIARGCPFLCHSHATFQSELHAFFVLEYAGGGTLYKVIEDQGSLPMKNIQ, from the exons ATGTTTGGACAG GTGATGTTGGCATCATATACATCAAAGAAACAACTTGTGGCAATTAAGAAGGTGCCCAAACAACCCAGCAAGGGCAACTTTACTTGCATCATGAAGGAGGCCCGACTCTTGAAGATCGCCAGAGGATGCCCCTTTCTTTGCCATTCTCATGCCACATTCCAGTCCGAG CTGCATGCCTTCTTCGTGCTCGAATATGCCGGCGGGGGAACACTGTACAAAGTGATTGAAGATCAAGGAAGTCTACCAATGAAGAACATCCAGTAA
- the LOC121396953 gene encoding protein kinase C delta type-like, producing the protein MSFIHRGIQIFVSFSSLDIFVTLIICSPFFLKVLSLEKYNAGVDWWSFGVIMYEMATGRQPFAPSLVSAQELFEIREKKLEYPRHMSQEMRDLLPKLLEMNKTKRLGANGNIREHSFYARVNWSELENRKIKTPFQPKIPPADKLPVIHPGFCAETSKRAKVEGFSDVDSNWNWQK; encoded by the exons ATGTCATTTATACACAGAGGCATTCAAatctttgtgtctttttcttctttggaCATCTTTGTAACTTTGATAATttgttctcctttttttctgaaggTTTTGTCATTGGAGAAGTACAATGCTGGAGTGGACTGGTGGTCATTCGGTGTCATCATGTACGAAATGGCCACTGGCAGACAGCCATTTGCCCCATCACTGGTTTCTGCACAGGAGCTGTTTGAGATAAGGGAGAAAAAGCTTGAATACCCGCGTCACATGAGCCAGGAAATGCGGGACCTTCTGCCAAAG cttcTGGAGATGAACAAGACCAAACGTTTAGGAGCAAATGGGAACATCAGGGAGCACTCATTCTATGCCAGAGTCAACTGGAGCGAGctggaaaatagaaaaataaagacacCTTTCCAGCCCAAAATT ccaCCAGCAGATAAGTTACCAGTAATTCATCCAGGATTCTGCGCTGAGACATCTAAGAGAGCTAAAGTGGAAGGTTTCTCCGATGTGGATTCCAACTGGAATTGGCAGAAGTAA
- the LOC121396954 gene encoding axoneme-associated protein mst101(2)-like: MKRKRKKRSLTPEEREPSQDKCCKKTKKKAKNQNVAQKTKYNKESKKSDTENKKLISVGKKHPEDEKKKRKRIKEDQAKKKKEMLSDETSKPESKKRKQDEKTESSKKTGLEDLEILQSSKRRKEQDKRKRPRSPEDPLEGKGKNILL; encoded by the coding sequence atgaagaggaagaggaaaaagAGGAGTCTGactccagaagagagagaacCTTCACAGGATAAATGCTGcaagaagacaaagaagaaagcCAAGAATCAGAATGTAGCACAGAAGACCAAGTACAATAAAGAAAGTAAGAAGAGTGACACTGAGAATAAAAAACTTATCAGTGTAGGGAAGAAACACCCTGAAGatgagaagaagaaaagaaaaaggattaAAGAAGATCaagcaaagaagaaaaaggaaatgctctCAGATGAGACCAGTAAACCTGAGAGCAAGAAGAGAAAGCAAGATGAAAAAACTGAAAGCAGTAAGAAAACCGGCTTAGAAGATCTTGAAATTCTTCAGAGCAGCAAAAGAAGGAAGGAGCAGGACAAGAGGAAAAGACCAAGGAGCCCAGAAGATCCGTTGGAAGGTAAGGGGAAAAACATATTACTTTAG